Part of the Longimicrobium sp. genome is shown below.
GACGAGGCCAGCTGGCGCGCCGCGGGGTGCGACCGCATGGGGCACGCGGAGACGATCGCGTTCTGCGAGCGGATGTTCGCGCCGTGGCTGGACGGGCACCCGCTGATGAGCAACGCCGCCCATCTCGCGTCACCCTGGCTCACCTTCACGCGGGTGGTGAACGAGCGCTGGCACTTCCGCCTCCCGCCGGACGAGACGGGCCGCGCGCCGCACGTCGTGTTGGTGGGCGACGCGGCGCACACGGCGCACTTCTCCATCGGCTCGGGGACCAAGCTGGCGATGGAGGACGCCATCGTCCTGGCCCGCGAGCTGAACGCGCGCGCCTGTATCGGCGAGGCGCTGGACGCGTACGAGGCGGAGCGGAAGCTCGACGCGGTGCGGCTGCAGAACGCCGCGCGCAACAGCATGGAGTGGTTCGAGAACGTCCGCCGCTACGTGCTCCTCGAGCCCGAGCAGTTCGCCTACTCGCTGCTCACCCGCAGCCAGCGCGTGAGCCACGAGAACCTGCGCCTGCGCGACGACGCGTACCTCTCCGGCGTGGAGCGCTGGTTCGCCGCGCGCTCGGGCGTCGAGGGAGACGCGCGGCCGCCGATGTTCACCCCCTTCCGGCTACGGGGGTTGGAGCTCGCCAACCGCGTGGTGGTGAGCCCGATGGACATGTACAGCGCCGTGGACGGCACGCCGAACGACTTCCACCTTGTCCACCTCGGCGCGCGGGCGCTGGGCGGGGCGGGGCTGGTGTTCACGGAGATGGTGTGCGTGTCGCCCGATGGCCGCATCACCCCCGGCTGCACGGGGATGTGGGCGCCGGAGCACGTGGATGCGTGGCGACGAGTCGTCGAGTTCGTGCACCGCTGGACGCCCGCGAAGATCTGCCTGCAGCTGGGCCACTCGGGGCGCAAGGGCTCCGTCTGCTGCCCGTGGGAGGGGGGCGACGTGCCGCTGCCGGAGAACAACTGGGAGGTGATGGGCCCGTCGCCGCTTCCCCACGGCGACGGCTGGGCGATGCCGCGCGAGATGACGCGCGCCGACATGGAGCGCATCATCGCCGAGTTCGTGCGGGCGGCGGAGATGGGCGGGGCGTGCGGCTTCGACATGCTGGAGCTGCACTGCGCGCACGGGTATCTCCTCTCCTCCTTCATCACCCCGCTGGCCAATCGGCGGACGGACGAGTACGGCGGCTCGCTGGAGAACCGGCTCCGCTTCCCGCTCGAGGTCTTCCGCGCGATGCGGGCGGTGTGGCCGGAGGAGCGGCCGATCTCCGTGCGCATCTCCGCGACGGACTGGGTGGAGGGGGGGATCGATGGGGGGGAGTCGGTGGAGATCGCGCGCGCGTTCGCCGAGGCCGGCGCGGACGCCATCCACGTCTCCACCGGCCAGACGAGTCCCGACGCGAAGCCGGTGTACGGGCGCGCGTACCAGACGCCGTTCAGCGACCGCATCCGCAACGAGGTGGGGGTGCCGACCATCGCGGTGGGCAACATCACCGAGTTCGACCAGGTGAACGCGATCGTGGCCGCCGGCCGCGCGGACCTGTGCGCGCTGGCCCGCCCGCACCTGGCCGACGCCGCGTGGACGCTGCACGCCGCCGCCGAGCAGGGATGGACGGAGCAGTGGTGGCCGCCGCAGTACCTCACCGGCAAACAGCAGCTCGAGCGCACCCTCGCCCGCAAGGCCGCGCAGGCGGCGGAGCTGGCGGGGGGTGGGATTTGAGCGCGCAGACTGCTCCGGAGACGGGCGGCGGTTCACAGGCGGGTAAACCCGCGGCTGGAACATTGGGAAGCCTGCAAACTGCGCAGGCTTTTCGGTGCGAGGATGGCGGCGAGACGCGACCATCTTTCAATCGCAGCCTGCGCAGCAGGCTTCCCATTTTTCTAGCCGCGGGTTTACCCGCCCGGACGAATATCGCCGAGCGCATCTGTGCAGAGTACGTGAGGCAGCTCTGACCGAATCGAGATACCTCGCCGGGCACCACGCCGTCGTCACCGGCGGCGGGCACGGGATCGGCGGCGCCGTCGCGGAGGCGCTGGCGACGCTCGGCGC
Proteins encoded:
- a CDS encoding bifunctional salicylyl-CoA 5-hydroxylase/oxidoreductase, producing the protein MKIACIGGGPAGLYFALLMKKADPRHQFTVLERNRPDDTFGWGVVFSDQTLGNLRAADEESYRRITESFAHWDDIDVHFKGRTITSGGHGFSGIARKQLLHILQERAAGLGVDLRFATEIPSPNSLMEMGLGDADLVVAADGVNSVTRRTYAGHFRPDLDVRTARFVWLGTTKRFDAFTFIVVQNEWGVFQVHAYRFDERQSAFIVECDEASWRAAGCDRMGHAETIAFCERMFAPWLDGHPLMSNAAHLASPWLTFTRVVNERWHFRLPPDETGRAPHVVLVGDAAHTAHFSIGSGTKLAMEDAIVLARELNARACIGEALDAYEAERKLDAVRLQNAARNSMEWFENVRRYVLLEPEQFAYSLLTRSQRVSHENLRLRDDAYLSGVERWFAARSGVEGDARPPMFTPFRLRGLELANRVVVSPMDMYSAVDGTPNDFHLVHLGARALGGAGLVFTEMVCVSPDGRITPGCTGMWAPEHVDAWRRVVEFVHRWTPAKICLQLGHSGRKGSVCCPWEGGDVPLPENNWEVMGPSPLPHGDGWAMPREMTRADMERIIAEFVRAAEMGGACGFDMLELHCAHGYLLSSFITPLANRRTDEYGGSLENRLRFPLEVFRAMRAVWPEERPISVRISATDWVEGGIDGGESVEIARAFAEAGADAIHVSTGQTSPDAKPVYGRAYQTPFSDRIRNEVGVPTIAVGNITEFDQVNAIVAAGRADLCALARPHLADAAWTLHAAAEQGWTEQWWPPQYLTGKQQLERTLARKAAQAAELAGGGI